From a single Vibrio sp. BS-M-Sm-2 genomic region:
- a CDS encoding TcfC E-set like domain-containing protein has product MVILRKNLYHCILLSLAVSQSVHAQFIPKEFKHFYDFEENKIMLFLPNDSNFESLGYSNYYGVNNIEDEQSLRVAILNSGIKEKFVDEVISAITAGKNIENDGGVRTDFSFEKKTMNVKVPAEYLDEGRRELRYTSLEPDTQALIFGNHLFASYYGQDSSATLNSDLTMGLGNGYVSSDFTLSGASNQEASLDSNAIFYEHNINSIAFRIGYDAYGVDKNNSTSNLDYSNTKDNYYISVSSSDNLFISDDEQSKKVYFDIKGSGTVDVLRDGRTIYTQSFLKGQHSISYKHLPRGNYNVELVIRADGYSEERIVRRINNNISQTSHNGYDYNVTARESTYDTGEHGDQSSEESLVYGDASFTQSLLHDSLMLGVSTQSDGEDFGFGALANYASDWLDASAYYNEIDDGHFYNGSLSVVGLSFDYQNYNGSKKNRVSDISPLLKAIYGAQSFDQTTISYSLPILSSSLSFYGSRARYDSLGANSGFESQNLAISYNTMIFRNLQLNLGFSRSLNDNFNQAVDIDDIYSISMTIPLGDNHTTYSSGIDSSSRTGQRLVNSLAYDKEDIALLDGVDTSGNAAINNYIDGAQSEVSLNGRINMSNNTFNSSAYANISNNSNTNLSINADSTSVITKDGIYQTKENSKSYIIVESEARGGNTNKDEEDFGVLDTQINSGYHTSIPIDSKTRIVGLNDFSTYNFQVDSEISGYKSSKNNHDTRSKMFTYPGTVHKVSNKVEPIVTFLSYFEDFNNNPLNDVKCIGDGCVSVGRVGDGIYSISLVKDKPFKVASSGEFCFVDPEAIDNSGVMTKCFPKIETLDNGMQLVSSGLGDKKDSIYYLGVLDGEIPNSILEESQKEKIEYIQYNFANNIHLFAKSDVDLNENESFDIVSKQVFDDIQNYVRTPGNSDFFAKNR; this is encoded by the coding sequence ATGGTAATTTTAAGAAAAAACCTCTATCACTGTATTCTTTTAAGTCTAGCAGTATCTCAAAGTGTACACGCTCAATTTATACCCAAGGAGTTTAAACACTTTTATGACTTTGAAGAAAATAAAATAATGTTATTTTTACCTAATGATTCGAACTTTGAATCACTAGGGTATTCTAATTATTACGGTGTAAATAATATAGAGGATGAACAAAGCTTACGTGTGGCAATTCTTAATTCTGGAATAAAAGAAAAATTTGTTGATGAAGTTATTAGTGCTATAACAGCTGGTAAAAACATAGAAAATGATGGTGGTGTAAGAACTGATTTCTCTTTTGAAAAAAAGACAATGAATGTTAAAGTCCCGGCAGAATATCTAGACGAAGGCCGAAGAGAATTACGTTACACAAGCCTTGAGCCTGATACTCAAGCTTTAATTTTCGGAAATCATTTGTTTGCAAGTTATTATGGACAAGATAGTAGCGCCACGCTCAACTCAGATCTTACGATGGGTCTCGGGAATGGGTATGTTTCTAGTGATTTTACACTTTCAGGTGCGAGCAACCAAGAAGCATCGCTAGATAGTAACGCTATATTTTATGAGCATAACATTAACTCCATTGCGTTTCGAATTGGATATGATGCTTATGGCGTTGACAAGAACAACTCGACATCTAACTTAGATTACTCCAATACAAAAGATAACTATTACATAAGCGTTTCTTCAAGTGATAATCTATTTATTTCTGATGACGAACAATCAAAGAAAGTTTATTTCGATATCAAAGGCTCTGGTACAGTTGATGTGTTACGTGACGGGCGTACTATTTACACACAGTCTTTTTTAAAAGGGCAACACAGTATCAGTTATAAACACTTACCCCGAGGAAATTACAATGTAGAGTTGGTGATTCGCGCTGACGGTTACTCGGAGGAAAGGATTGTTCGTAGAATCAATAATAATATCTCACAAACATCTCATAATGGTTACGACTACAATGTCACGGCAAGAGAGTCGACATACGATACTGGAGAGCATGGTGATCAGAGTTCAGAAGAGAGTCTCGTGTATGGTGATGCGTCTTTTACCCAGTCGTTACTTCATGATTCTTTGATGCTTGGTGTTAGTACTCAATCAGATGGTGAGGACTTTGGTTTTGGTGCTCTTGCTAATTATGCGAGTGATTGGTTGGATGCAAGTGCCTATTATAATGAGATAGATGACGGCCATTTTTATAACGGTTCTCTTAGTGTTGTTGGTCTTAGCTTTGATTACCAAAACTACAACGGAAGTAAGAAAAATCGAGTCTCTGATATTTCCCCATTACTAAAGGCGATTTACGGGGCGCAGTCTTTTGACCAAACGACAATTTCTTATTCTCTGCCGATCTTGTCTTCAAGTCTCAGTTTTTACGGTAGCCGAGCTCGCTATGACAGTTTGGGTGCCAATAGTGGGTTTGAAAGTCAGAACTTAGCTATAAGCTATAACACTATGATTTTTAGAAACTTACAATTAAATTTAGGTTTTAGCCGTTCGCTAAATGACAATTTTAATCAAGCTGTTGATATTGATGATATTTATTCCATAAGTATGACTATTCCTCTTGGCGATAACCATACGACATATTCTTCTGGTATCGACTCATCAAGTCGCACTGGACAAAGGTTAGTTAATAGTTTGGCATATGATAAGGAAGACATAGCTCTACTAGACGGTGTTGATACAAGTGGTAATGCAGCGATTAATAACTATATCGACGGGGCGCAATCGGAAGTTTCGTTGAATGGCCGAATCAATATGTCAAACAATACATTTAATTCGAGCGCTTACGCGAATATCTCGAATAATTCTAACACAAATTTATCGATTAACGCTGACTCTACATCGGTGATTACGAAAGACGGAATCTATCAAACAAAAGAAAATAGTAAGTCTTACATAATTGTCGAAAGTGAAGCTAGAGGTGGAAATACTAATAAGGACGAAGAAGATTTTGGCGTTCTTGATACCCAAATAAACTCCGGATACCATACCAGTATTCCAATTGACTCTAAAACGAGAATTGTAGGGTTAAATGACTTTTCTACTTATAATTTTCAGGTTGATAGTGAAATAAGCGGTTATAAGAGTAGTAAAAATAATCATGATACCCGAAGTAAAATGTTCACTTACCCTGGGACCGTTCATAAAGTTTCTAATAAAGTGGAACCAATTGTCACTTTCCTTAGTTACTTTGAAGACTTTAACAATAACCCGTTAAATGATGTTAAGTGCATTGGTGACGGTTGTGTTTCTGTCGGTCGTGTGGGTGATGGTATTTACTCAATTTCATTAGTGAAAGACAAGCCTTTTAAAGTGGCTTCGAGTGGAGAGTTCTGCTTTGTTGACCCTGAAGCTATAGATAATAGTGGCGTTATGACAAAGTGTTTTCCTAAGATTGAAACACTTGATAATGGCATGCAACTTGTGTCTTCAGGTTTAGGGGACAAAAAAGATAGTATCTATTATTTGGGAGTTTTAGACGGTGAAATACCAAATAGCATTCTAGAAGAATCCCAAAAAGAAAAAATTGAGTATATTCAATATAATTTCGCTAATAATATTCATTTGTTTGCTAAGAGCGATGTCGATTTAAACGAGAATGAATCATTCGACATCGTAAGTAAGCAAGTTTTTGATGACATACAGAACTATGTTAGAACTCCTGGTAACAGTGATTTTTTTGCTAAAAATAGGTAA
- a CDS encoding pilus assembly protein, with protein MYKYIFFLFTVLFSCQSMAVAVSSLFEIADKDTHIADIKVENNDKQDMFINMEMLKVRYVDGKKVIEKLDRKNFDDWTFSVSPSQVILEPGERKTIRMMNHCEDACDFKEDQVYAVDITPVPYYEGKKSAVAVAFGYRTYFLDPVNTDNVELDYDLKRIDKDTFVFTNRSNTMLNAVLNTCTREYSSDCIFEHRLLPNSTREFTFPKGSDDGSKQTFSVINANEEINEQVIL; from the coding sequence ATGTACAAATATATATTTTTTCTTTTTACTGTACTTTTCAGTTGTCAGAGCATGGCAGTCGCGGTGAGTAGTTTATTTGAAATCGCAGATAAAGACACACACATCGCTGATATTAAAGTCGAGAATAATGATAAACAAGATATGTTTATCAATATGGAGATGCTTAAGGTGCGCTATGTTGATGGAAAAAAAGTAATCGAAAAATTAGATCGAAAAAACTTTGATGACTGGACGTTTAGCGTATCTCCGTCTCAAGTGATTCTTGAGCCAGGTGAAAGAAAGACGATTAGGATGATGAATCATTGCGAAGACGCTTGCGATTTTAAGGAAGATCAGGTTTATGCGGTTGATATCACTCCTGTGCCTTATTACGAAGGAAAAAAGTCAGCTGTTGCAGTTGCTTTTGGTTACCGTACCTACTTCTTAGATCCGGTTAACACCGATAATGTTGAACTCGATTACGATTTAAAGAGAATCGACAAAGATACATTCGTGTTCACAAACCGTAGTAACACAATGTTAAATGCAGTTCTTAATACGTGTACAAGAGAATATTCGTCCGATTGTATATTTGAGCACCGACTGCTACCTAATTCTACTCGAGAATTTACTTTCCCTAAAGGCAGTGACGACGGAAGTAAGCAAACTTTTTCGGTTATAAATGCGAATGAGGAAATAAATGAACAGGTTATTTTATAA
- a CDS encoding LysM peptidoglycan-binding domain-containing protein yields MKEIILMQLPSFLRSISSTSSLTFSLVLLSFSSFAQSNDIAIRAGVGLYNEIDNSSSVSENLSSNFVVGTQLPINDFWSVSLDGFFFENIASSAYVGTTVDYTAQMSDDFELYGRLGVDFVNGETIPKAGLGIEKRISNTLGLTMETIARDTDRFADYQFIIGAKFSFPTDNVIETPADEGMPDIYTQEPEEKVIVKELDQVREENEHAKRPPKYYRVIKGDTLWGISLRKGIALNRLIHLNETVIETPDLIYPGDILKL; encoded by the coding sequence ATGAAGGAGATTATTCTGATGCAGTTACCGTCATTTTTGAGATCGATATCTAGCACGTCGTCTTTAACTTTTTCTTTAGTGCTGCTTTCTTTCTCTTCTTTCGCACAGTCGAATGATATCGCCATTCGTGCGGGAGTAGGGCTTTACAACGAAATTGATAATTCTAGTTCGGTTTCCGAAAATTTGTCTAGCAATTTTGTAGTTGGTACACAATTACCAATAAATGATTTTTGGAGTGTTAGTTTAGACGGCTTCTTCTTTGAAAATATTGCAAGTAGCGCTTACGTCGGTACGACCGTAGATTATACAGCTCAGATGAGTGATGATTTTGAGTTGTATGGACGTCTTGGGGTGGATTTTGTTAATGGGGAAACGATTCCCAAGGCCGGCCTAGGTATTGAGAAACGTATCAGTAATACACTCGGGTTAACTATGGAAACAATAGCAAGAGATACTGATCGCTTTGCTGACTATCAATTTATTATTGGGGCAAAGTTCAGTTTCCCAACAGATAACGTAATTGAAACCCCAGCAGATGAGGGTATGCCAGATATTTACACCCAAGAACCAGAAGAAAAAGTAATAGTAAAAGAGTTAGATCAAGTTAGAGAAGAGAATGAGCACGCTAAGCGTCCTCCAAAGTACTATAGAGTTATTAAAGGAGACACGCTTTGGGGTATCTCGCTACGTAAAGGCATAGCCTTGAATAGGTTAATACACTTAAATGAAACAGTGATTGAGACCCCCGATCTTATTTATCCAGGAGATATACTAAAACTCTAA
- a CDS encoding EF-hand domain-containing protein — MTSTDNTYKAIQLANKRLSIRDANGDGKVNLEELKEFYVNDEQLNCYFSKKELNEMAGEYFTELDRNGDGYIKMSEMSENSEAIKCLELANARLSIRDRNGDGVVTLVELEQFYVNDEQLSLYFSEIELIDMAREYFEKLDINKDGVIRQVEMI; from the coding sequence ATGACATCTACTGACAATACTTATAAAGCAATCCAATTGGCAAACAAACGACTTTCTATTCGCGACGCTAACGGCGATGGTAAAGTAAATCTGGAAGAGTTGAAAGAATTCTATGTTAATGACGAGCAATTAAATTGCTATTTTTCAAAAAAAGAGTTGAATGAAATGGCAGGCGAATATTTTACTGAATTAGACAGAAATGGAGATGGTTATATCAAAATGTCTGAAATGTCTGAGAATTCTGAAGCAATTAAATGTTTGGAACTTGCCAATGCTCGCCTATCAATTCGTGATAGAAATGGAGATGGTGTTGTGACATTGGTAGAATTGGAACAGTTTTATGTTAATGATGAACAACTCAGTCTTTATTTTTCTGAAATAGAGTTGATTGATATGGCGCGTGAATACTTCGAAAAATTAGACATAAACAAGGATGGTGTAATTAGACAAGTAGAAATGATTTAG